The following coding sequences lie in one Hyalangium ruber genomic window:
- the rho gene encoding transcription termination factor Rho produces MRKARSTKEKAPDIEVEAEERPKRRRTTTAKAAPEREEPEKPARRRTRRADEGEAEAADAGEQAAEPPRPVLTPMPRPVRDEEFQEARAVAAAEPPAAPAAPEPAETPSITEVTRDGAPMQVIKLNDLKRMKITELSKMAHDFNIEGYQGLKKQDLIFALLSGIADKRFEVHAEGVLELLSDGFGFLRSSDSDYQPSPDDIYVSPSQVRRFNLRPGDTVTGPIRQPREGERFFALQKVDRVNFVDPLSEAARERILFDNLTPLYPTRKLKLEHEGSEMTTRIIDMFCPIGMGQRCLIVAPPKAGKTVLLQNIAHAIAKNHPDVYLMVLLVDERPEEVTDMERSVRGEVVSSTFDEPATRHVQVAEMVIDKAKRLVEQKYDVCILLDSITRLARAYNTVVPASGKILSGGVDANALHKPKRFFGAARNIEEGGSLTIIGTALIDTGSRMDEVIFEEFKGTGNSEIVLDRKLFEKRIFPCLDINKSGTRKEELLLGQSDLIRITALRQVLHPFTPIDAMEFVLKHMRPTASNPEFLGSMNR; encoded by the coding sequence ATGCGCAAAGCCCGTTCAACCAAAGAGAAGGCCCCGGACATCGAGGTCGAGGCCGAAGAGCGCCCCAAGCGCCGCCGCACCACCACCGCCAAGGCCGCCCCCGAGCGGGAGGAGCCCGAGAAGCCCGCTCGTCGCCGCACCCGCCGCGCGGACGAGGGCGAGGCCGAGGCCGCTGACGCCGGTGAGCAGGCCGCCGAGCCGCCTCGCCCCGTGCTCACGCCCATGCCGCGCCCCGTGCGCGACGAGGAGTTCCAGGAGGCCCGCGCCGTCGCCGCCGCCGAGCCCCCCGCCGCTCCCGCCGCTCCCGAGCCCGCCGAGACGCCCTCCATCACCGAGGTGACGCGCGATGGCGCCCCGATGCAGGTCATCAAGCTCAATGACCTGAAGCGGATGAAGATCACCGAGCTGTCGAAGATGGCCCACGACTTCAACATCGAGGGCTACCAGGGTCTGAAGAAGCAGGACCTCATCTTCGCGCTGCTGTCGGGCATCGCCGACAAGCGCTTCGAGGTCCACGCGGAAGGGGTGCTGGAACTGCTCAGCGACGGCTTCGGCTTCCTGCGCAGCTCCGACAGCGACTACCAGCCCAGCCCGGACGACATCTACGTGTCCCCCTCGCAGGTGCGCCGCTTCAACCTGCGCCCCGGCGATACGGTGACGGGCCCCATCCGCCAGCCCCGCGAGGGCGAGCGCTTCTTCGCGCTGCAGAAGGTGGACCGGGTCAACTTCGTGGATCCGCTGTCCGAGGCGGCGCGCGAGCGCATCCTCTTCGACAACCTCACGCCGCTCTACCCCACGCGCAAGCTGAAGCTGGAGCACGAGGGGTCGGAGATGACGACCCGCATCATCGACATGTTCTGCCCCATCGGCATGGGCCAGCGCTGCCTCATCGTGGCGCCTCCCAAGGCCGGTAAGACGGTGCTGCTGCAGAACATCGCCCACGCCATTGCCAAGAACCACCCGGATGTCTACCTCATGGTGCTGCTGGTGGATGAGCGCCCGGAAGAGGTGACGGACATGGAGCGCAGCGTGCGCGGCGAGGTGGTGTCCTCCACCTTCGACGAGCCGGCCACGCGCCACGTTCAGGTGGCGGAGATGGTCATCGACAAGGCCAAGCGCCTGGTCGAGCAGAAGTACGACGTCTGCATCCTCCTGGACTCCATCACCCGTCTGGCGCGCGCCTACAACACGGTGGTGCCGGCCTCCGGCAAGATTCTCTCCGGTGGTGTGGACGCCAACGCGCTGCACAAGCCCAAGCGCTTCTTCGGCGCCGCGCGCAACATCGAGGAGGGTGGCAGCCTCACCATCATCGGCACCGCGCTCATCGACACCGGCAGCCGCATGGACGAAGTGATTTTCGAGGAGTTCAAGGGCACCGGTAACTCGGAAATCGTCCTGGACCGCAAGCTCTTCGAGAAGCGCATCTTCCCGTGCCTCGACATCAACAAGTCGGGCACGCGCAAGGAAGAGCTGCTGCTGGGCCAGTCGGACCTCATCCGCATCACCGCGCTGCGCCAGGTGCTGCACCCCTTCACGCCGATCGACGCGATGGAGTTCGTGCTCAAGCACATGCGCCCCACCGCTTCCAACCCCGAGTTCCTCGGGTCGATGAACCGCTAG
- a CDS encoding aldehyde dehydrogenase family protein, translating into MTDARSLTPQLPAAKLLIDGQLVDPVEAGTLTVTNPATGEKICDVPSATGADVDKAVKAARRAFESGPWSKMNPSERGKLIRKLSDLLWQRREEFALVESMNNGKTFRQAITGDVAPGAATLSYFADWANKITGEVLPVDGPFLTYCLKEPVGVVGAIVPWNYPTCLLCWKLGPALASGCTVVVKPSELTPLTALKLGALALEAGFPPGVLNVVTGYGDPAGEALARHPDVDKISFTGSGRTARRLLQASANSNLKKLTLELGGKSPQIVLPDADFATAVEACFWGIFSNKGEICNAGSRVLVHEKAYDAFVGQLTERAKKMRVGDPLDAATEMGAQISPRQLETILSYVDSGKRQGAKLLVGGERDTQGTKAKGLFMQPTIFGDVQPEMKIAQEEIFGPVLSCIRFRDEAHALEIANGTQYGLAASIWTRDVAKAHAMARKVKSGVVWINCFNEFDDAAPFGGYKESGWGRDLSHHALEGYLQYKAVWTKLPADL; encoded by the coding sequence ATGACCGACGCTCGTTCGCTCACGCCCCAGCTCCCCGCGGCCAAGCTGCTCATCGACGGCCAGCTTGTGGACCCCGTGGAAGCGGGAACCCTTACCGTGACGAACCCCGCTACCGGGGAGAAGATTTGTGACGTGCCCTCCGCCACGGGCGCCGATGTGGACAAGGCGGTGAAGGCCGCGCGCCGCGCGTTCGAGTCCGGACCGTGGAGCAAGATGAACCCCAGCGAGCGCGGCAAGCTCATCCGCAAGCTGTCGGATCTGCTCTGGCAGCGCCGCGAGGAGTTCGCCCTCGTCGAGTCGATGAACAACGGCAAGACGTTCCGTCAGGCCATCACCGGCGATGTGGCGCCCGGCGCCGCCACGCTGTCCTACTTCGCCGACTGGGCCAACAAGATCACCGGCGAGGTGCTGCCGGTGGACGGCCCCTTCCTCACCTACTGCCTCAAGGAGCCGGTGGGCGTGGTGGGCGCCATCGTTCCGTGGAACTACCCCACGTGCCTGCTGTGCTGGAAGCTGGGCCCGGCGCTCGCGTCCGGCTGCACCGTGGTGGTGAAGCCCTCGGAACTCACCCCGCTCACCGCCCTCAAGCTGGGCGCGCTCGCCCTGGAGGCGGGCTTCCCGCCGGGCGTGCTCAACGTGGTGACGGGCTACGGCGACCCCGCGGGCGAGGCGCTCGCGCGGCACCCGGACGTGGACAAGATCTCCTTCACCGGCTCGGGGCGCACCGCGCGCCGGCTGCTTCAGGCCTCGGCCAACAGCAACCTCAAGAAGCTGACGCTGGAGCTGGGCGGCAAGAGCCCGCAGATCGTCCTCCCGGACGCCGACTTCGCCACCGCCGTGGAGGCGTGCTTCTGGGGCATTTTCAGCAACAAGGGGGAGATCTGCAACGCGGGCAGCCGCGTGCTCGTGCATGAGAAGGCCTATGACGCGTTCGTCGGCCAGCTCACCGAGCGCGCCAAGAAGATGCGCGTGGGTGACCCGCTGGATGCCGCCACGGAGATGGGCGCGCAGATCAGCCCTCGCCAGCTCGAGACCATTCTCAGCTACGTGGACAGCGGCAAGCGCCAGGGCGCGAAGCTGCTGGTGGGCGGCGAGCGCGACACGCAGGGCACCAAGGCCAAGGGCCTCTTCATGCAGCCCACCATCTTCGGAGACGTGCAGCCGGAGATGAAGATCGCCCAGGAGGAGATCTTCGGTCCGGTGCTGAGCTGCATCCGCTTCCGGGACGAGGCACACGCGCTGGAGATCGCCAACGGCACCCAGTACGGCCTGGCCGCCTCCATCTGGACACGCGACGTGGCCAAGGCGCACGCCATGGCGCGCAAGGTGAAGAGCGGCGTGGTGTGGATCAACTGCTTCAACGAGTTCGACGATGCCGCGCCCTTCGGTGGCTACAAGGAGTCGGGCTGGGGCCGGGACCTTTCACATCACGCCCTGGAGGGTTACCTCCAGTACAAGGCCGTGTGGACGAAGCTGCCCGCGGACCTCTGA
- a CDS encoding iron-containing alcohol dehydrogenase: MHPFDMPTEARVTEMSWPTKIVFGVGALKRLPAQVERLKMKRPLVVTDAGVVKAGLAQRIYDVLKGAGVEYAVFDRVEPNPTEKDVFAGLEAYRRGGCDGIVALGGGSPLDAAKLVQLLTTHEPPLSRYDDAKGGDQYVRDDLPPLIAIPTTAGTGSEVSRSGVATLEDTGRKTVIFSPHLLPKAAICDPELTLGLPPGATAATGMDAFTHCLEAYLSNGFHPLADAVAIDGIIRVGRSLLTAVKEGSNVSARADMMVAAMQGAMAFQKGLGACHALAHALTPISGVHHGLANAIVLPVVMEFNRPMCTARLARVAVAMGEFANMREDVLAGNAIERVRKLNAAIGIPARLRDAGVQEKDLSRIAAKAFEDASHLSNPRKCTEADLLAMAREAF, translated from the coding sequence ATGCATCCATTCGATATGCCGACCGAAGCGCGCGTCACGGAGATGTCCTGGCCCACGAAGATCGTCTTCGGCGTGGGAGCCCTCAAGCGTCTGCCGGCGCAGGTCGAGCGGCTGAAGATGAAGCGCCCGCTCGTCGTCACCGACGCGGGCGTGGTGAAGGCGGGGCTCGCCCAGCGCATCTACGACGTGCTCAAGGGCGCGGGCGTGGAGTACGCGGTGTTCGACCGCGTGGAGCCCAACCCCACCGAGAAGGACGTCTTCGCCGGCCTGGAGGCGTACCGGCGCGGCGGGTGCGATGGAATCGTCGCGCTCGGGGGCGGCAGCCCGCTGGATGCGGCCAAGCTGGTGCAGTTGCTCACCACGCACGAGCCGCCGCTGTCGCGCTACGACGACGCCAAGGGCGGTGACCAGTACGTGCGCGACGACCTGCCGCCGCTCATCGCCATTCCCACCACGGCCGGGACGGGCTCGGAGGTGAGCCGCTCGGGCGTGGCCACGCTGGAGGACACGGGCCGCAAGACGGTCATCTTCAGCCCGCACCTGCTGCCCAAGGCGGCCATCTGCGATCCCGAGCTGACGCTGGGGCTGCCGCCGGGAGCCACCGCCGCCACGGGCATGGACGCCTTCACGCACTGCCTGGAGGCTTATCTCTCCAACGGCTTCCACCCACTGGCGGACGCGGTGGCCATCGACGGCATCATCCGCGTGGGGCGCTCGCTGCTCACCGCCGTGAAGGAGGGCAGCAACGTCTCGGCCCGCGCCGACATGATGGTGGCGGCGATGCAGGGCGCCATGGCCTTCCAGAAGGGCCTGGGCGCCTGCCACGCGCTGGCGCACGCGCTCACGCCCATCTCCGGGGTACACCACGGCCTGGCCAACGCCATCGTCCTGCCCGTGGTGATGGAGTTCAACCGCCCCATGTGTACCGCGCGGCTGGCGCGCGTGGCGGTGGCCATGGGCGAGTTCGCCAACATGCGCGAGGACGTGCTCGCCGGTAACGCCATCGAGCGGGTGCGCAAGCTCAACGCGGCCATCGGCATCCCCGCGCGGCTGCGCGACGCGGGCGTACAGGAGAAGGACTTGTCGCGCATCGCCGCCAAGGCCTTCGAGGACGCCTCGCACCTGAGCAACCCGCGCAAGTGTACCGAGGCGGATCTGCTCGCCATGGCGCGCGAGGCGTTCTGA
- a CDS encoding GlxA family transcriptional regulator, translating to MRRPTRSRRDRLVLIVAYPEVQILDITGPASVFTTAASLVGPNQRGYRVEIAALRKGPVPTMGGMMLHATTRLDRVREPVDTLVVPGGLVATSPDAEPALSPHLRRLAGRSRRVTSVCTGSFLLARAGLLDGKRATTHWAASEDLQRQFPCCEVLADRIFVQDGRTWSSAGVTSGMDLALALVEEDLGREVARGVARWLVMYRHRPGGQSQFSVQLASQWADRAPIREVQEWLPEHLREDLTVESLSRRAAMSPRNFARAFREQVGLTPAKYVEKLRVEAARSSLEATRRTVKEIATEVGFGTLETLHRVFRRSLGVTPAEYRRRFSASA from the coding sequence TTGAGAAGACCCACGCGAAGCCGGCGGGACCGACTGGTGCTGATCGTGGCGTACCCGGAGGTGCAGATCCTCGACATCACGGGCCCGGCCTCGGTGTTCACCACCGCCGCCTCCCTGGTGGGGCCGAACCAGCGGGGCTACCGCGTCGAGATCGCGGCCCTCCGCAAGGGCCCGGTGCCGACGATGGGGGGCATGATGCTCCACGCCACCACGCGGCTGGACCGGGTGCGCGAGCCGGTGGATACGCTGGTGGTCCCCGGTGGACTGGTGGCCACGTCACCCGACGCGGAACCCGCGCTCTCGCCGCACCTGCGCCGACTGGCCGGACGCAGCCGACGCGTGACCTCCGTCTGCACGGGCAGCTTCCTGCTGGCCCGGGCAGGGCTGCTGGATGGCAAGCGCGCCACGACCCACTGGGCCGCCAGCGAGGACCTGCAACGACAATTTCCCTGCTGTGAGGTGCTCGCGGATCGGATCTTCGTCCAGGACGGCCGCACCTGGAGCTCGGCGGGAGTGACGAGCGGAATGGACCTCGCCCTCGCGCTGGTGGAAGAGGACCTCGGCCGAGAGGTGGCCCGCGGCGTGGCGCGCTGGCTGGTGATGTACCGCCACCGCCCCGGAGGCCAGAGCCAGTTCAGCGTGCAGCTCGCCTCGCAGTGGGCCGACAGGGCGCCCATCCGCGAGGTGCAGGAGTGGCTGCCGGAGCACCTGCGGGAGGACCTGACGGTGGAGTCGCTCTCCCGGCGCGCGGCGATGAGCCCCCGCAACTTCGCGCGCGCGTTCCGCGAGCAGGTCGGGCTGACGCCCGCGAAGTACGTCGAGAAGCTGCGCGTGGAGGCGGCTCGGTCCTCCCTGGAGGCGACGCGGCGGACGGTGAAGGAGATCGCCACCGAGGTCGGCTTCGGCACGCTGGAGACGCTGCACCGCGTGTTCCGGCGCTCGCTCGGAGTCACGCCCGCGGAGTACCGGCGTCGGTTCTCCGCGAGTGCGTGA
- a CDS encoding DJ-1/PfpI family protein, translated as MDIAFLLYENMTSLDFIGPYQVFTLVPGARIHLVAAEPGPLRTDAGVRMHADRRLEEVPRADIVVVPGSSDPSKTMGDERVLAWLREMDRSTKWTTSVCTGALILGAAGLLQGKRATTHWTATEMLRQFGATPVAERVVFDGKLVIAAGVSAGIDMALTLVAREFGELVSQSIQLGIEYDPAPPFATGSLRTASPALIEASKALLQASLQR; from the coding sequence ATGGACATTGCCTTCCTGCTCTACGAGAACATGACCTCGCTGGACTTCATTGGCCCGTACCAGGTCTTCACGCTGGTCCCGGGAGCGCGCATCCACCTGGTCGCCGCCGAGCCGGGGCCGCTGCGGACGGACGCGGGCGTACGGATGCACGCGGACCGGCGGCTGGAGGAAGTACCCCGCGCCGACATCGTCGTCGTCCCCGGCAGCTCGGATCCTTCCAAGACGATGGGAGATGAGCGGGTGCTCGCGTGGCTGCGGGAGATGGACAGGTCCACGAAGTGGACGACATCCGTGTGTACCGGCGCGCTCATCCTGGGCGCGGCGGGCCTGCTCCAGGGCAAGCGCGCCACCACGCACTGGACGGCCACCGAGATGCTCCGGCAGTTCGGCGCCACGCCCGTGGCCGAGCGAGTCGTGTTCGACGGAAAGCTGGTGATCGCCGCCGGAGTGTCCGCGGGCATCGACATGGCGTTGACGCTGGTGGCGCGGGAGTTCGGCGAGCTGGTGTCTCAGTCCATCCAGCTCGGCATCGAGTACGACCCCGCGCCTCCCTTCGCCACCGGCTCGCTGCGCACCGCCTCGCCCGCCCTCATCGAGGCGTCCAAGGCCTTGCTCCAGGCGAGCCTTCAGCGCTGA
- a CDS encoding KGGVGR-motif variant AAA ATPase — MNATPTKHAVRFDQALNLAVAIIRRTELPNSRIVLIRDLYGRIHLALDDRPPYAAPPEDTIKKLLQALGTELGAFAPDPETDLLLASNLIDPKSLFDSPDNLLLSTEPTYIHLVERQVIGSDWLRQPSTATPAQTHRATMFGIKGGVGRSTATAVWARHLAQKDRRVLVIDLDLESPGVGSSLLPHESHPDFGVIDWLVEDAVGQSDRLLFQDMVARSTLAEGTQGEVLVVPAGGRARASYDYLAKLSRAYMPIQTEKRMLEFGDRIERFVSQAEDTYKPDVTIIDSRAGMHDIAAAAITRLGALCLLFAGNSRQTWADYELLFQKWRAHPERAVAIRENLKMVAALIPEIGADAYIERFSLSAYRLFQDFLYEEAEATDLDAFNYDIGDEDAPHHPIRIRWSRAFLEFDPVRGVETLGQEQVDAAFGHFLAEASRLLLGEEA, encoded by the coding sequence GTGAACGCCACACCAACCAAGCATGCCGTTCGCTTTGATCAAGCACTCAACCTTGCGGTGGCAATCATCCGTCGCACCGAACTGCCGAATTCACGAATAGTGCTGATCCGCGATCTCTATGGTCGCATTCACCTAGCACTTGACGACAGACCTCCATATGCAGCACCGCCAGAAGACACTATCAAGAAGCTTCTCCAAGCATTGGGCACAGAGCTTGGTGCGTTTGCCCCAGATCCAGAGACAGACCTCCTGCTTGCATCGAATCTTATTGATCCGAAATCCCTTTTCGACTCCCCTGACAACCTTCTGCTGAGCACTGAGCCTACCTATATCCATCTTGTTGAACGTCAGGTTATCGGCTCAGACTGGCTGCGTCAGCCCAGTACGGCAACTCCTGCGCAGACGCACCGAGCAACCATGTTCGGTATCAAGGGAGGAGTCGGCCGCTCAACTGCCACAGCTGTGTGGGCACGACACCTAGCGCAGAAAGACAGGCGTGTTCTCGTCATAGATCTAGACTTGGAGTCGCCAGGAGTTGGATCCTCTTTGTTGCCACATGAATCCCATCCCGACTTCGGCGTCATTGACTGGCTAGTTGAGGATGCGGTGGGGCAATCAGACCGGCTTCTGTTCCAAGACATGGTCGCAAGAAGCACGCTCGCCGAAGGAACTCAAGGCGAAGTACTCGTTGTCCCAGCAGGAGGGCGTGCCCGAGCCAGTTACGACTACCTCGCAAAACTATCTCGCGCCTACATGCCAATCCAAACCGAGAAACGAATGCTAGAGTTTGGAGATCGCATAGAGCGATTCGTCTCTCAAGCAGAGGATACATACAAGCCCGACGTAACCATTATTGACAGCAGAGCCGGGATGCACGACATCGCGGCAGCCGCCATTACTCGACTCGGCGCACTGTGTCTACTCTTCGCAGGAAACAGCCGCCAAACCTGGGCTGACTACGAACTGCTATTCCAAAAGTGGAGAGCACATCCTGAACGTGCTGTAGCGATTCGGGAAAACCTAAAAATGGTTGCTGCTCTTATTCCAGAGATTGGGGCTGATGCATACATAGAGCGATTCAGCCTTTCTGCTTATCGCCTCTTCCAGGACTTTCTTTATGAAGAAGCGGAAGCAACCGATCTCGACGCCTTCAATTACGATATTGGGGATGAAGATGCCCCGCACCACCCTATTCGTATTCGCTGGTCTCGTGCATTCCTCGAATTTGACCCAGTTCGAGGAGTAGAAACGCTGGGCCAAGAACAAGTCGATGCAGCTTTTGGCCACTTCTTAGCCGAGGCAAGCAGATTGCTTCTCGGAGAAGAAGCATGA
- a CDS encoding glutamine synthetase family protein — translation MAIRPKAKVISHPVMARRARAKEKVDAARTVMREPGGVDFLRKWFEEKGVRKVKLGAVDIDGVWRGKYISLDKFFSAAKGGLGFCDVVFGWDLADELLDNTQVTGWHTGYPDANARVDVSTGRIIPWEPDTAAFLLDFVNKDGSPFGASPRQLLQKIGRRARDMGYLPKFGAEYEFFIFKETPQSLKEKGFQNLTPLTPGMFGYSWLRTSLSAPLVHAIIDGCNAFGVDIEGFHTETGPGVFEAAIRYDDLEKSADKAVLFKTVVKEICARHGLTACFMAKVNAKLPGCSGHVHQSLWNMKGDRNTFHDESVPDGMSQTMRHYIGGQVSLMPEFTALYWPTVNSYKRSVENTWAPTTATWGQENRTTAIRVIGDSPKSMRLEYRQLAADMNAYIGMAASLAAGLWGVENKVEPPPMCSGNGYEANAQPLPRNLKEAVELLERSDRARELLGEDFVDHYVRTRKWEVRQYERAVTNWELERYMELI, via the coding sequence ATGGCAATCCGTCCCAAGGCAAAGGTCATCTCCCACCCGGTCATGGCGCGTCGCGCGCGCGCCAAGGAGAAGGTGGATGCGGCGCGCACCGTCATGCGAGAGCCGGGCGGGGTGGACTTCCTTCGCAAGTGGTTCGAGGAGAAGGGCGTCCGCAAGGTGAAGCTGGGCGCGGTGGACATCGACGGGGTATGGCGCGGCAAGTACATCTCCCTCGACAAGTTCTTCTCCGCGGCCAAGGGCGGCCTGGGCTTCTGCGACGTCGTGTTCGGCTGGGACCTGGCCGACGAGCTGCTCGACAACACGCAGGTGACGGGCTGGCACACGGGCTACCCGGACGCGAACGCGCGGGTGGACGTGTCCACCGGCCGCATCATCCCCTGGGAGCCGGACACCGCGGCCTTCCTGCTCGACTTCGTCAACAAGGACGGCTCGCCCTTCGGCGCCAGCCCACGCCAGCTCCTGCAGAAGATCGGCCGGCGCGCGCGGGACATGGGGTACCTGCCCAAGTTCGGCGCCGAGTACGAGTTCTTCATCTTCAAGGAGACGCCGCAGTCGCTGAAGGAGAAGGGGTTCCAGAACCTCACCCCGCTCACCCCGGGCATGTTCGGCTACTCGTGGCTGCGTACCTCGCTCAGCGCTCCGCTGGTGCATGCCATCATCGACGGGTGCAACGCCTTCGGGGTGGACATCGAGGGCTTCCACACCGAGACGGGCCCCGGCGTGTTCGAGGCCGCCATCCGCTACGACGACCTGGAGAAGTCGGCGGACAAGGCGGTGCTCTTCAAGACGGTGGTGAAGGAGATCTGCGCCCGCCACGGGCTCACCGCCTGCTTCATGGCCAAGGTGAACGCGAAGCTGCCGGGATGCTCGGGGCACGTGCATCAGTCGCTGTGGAACATGAAGGGCGACCGGAACACCTTCCATGACGAGAGCGTGCCAGATGGCATGAGCCAGACGATGCGGCACTACATCGGCGGGCAGGTGTCGCTGATGCCGGAGTTCACCGCGCTCTACTGGCCCACGGTGAACAGCTACAAGCGCAGCGTGGAGAACACGTGGGCGCCCACCACCGCCACGTGGGGTCAGGAGAACCGCACCACGGCCATCCGCGTCATCGGCGACAGCCCCAAGTCCATGCGGCTGGAGTACCGCCAGCTCGCCGCGGACATGAACGCCTATATCGGCATGGCGGCGAGCCTCGCCGCGGGCCTGTGGGGCGTGGAGAACAAGGTGGAGCCGCCGCCCATGTGCTCGGGCAACGGCTACGAGGCCAACGCCCAGCCGCTGCCGCGCAACCTCAAGGAGGCGGTGGAGCTGCTGGAGCGCTCCGACCGGGCGCGCGAGCTGCTCGGCGAGGACTTCGTGGACCACTACGTGCGCACGCGCAAGTGGGAGGTGCGCCAGTACGAGCGCGCCGTCACCAACTGGGAGCTCGAACGCTACATGGAGCTCATCTGA
- a CDS encoding AI-2E family transporter — MLQPADITPPEERRKRLIILACLWLAIAAVLITFRSVVMPFAGAALIAYLVQPLVARITRLRVGGRQIPRWVAILLIYALFFVGVYLFFIALVPQLYRELARISRDALAFANSLTPEYLQSVAQRAEAWLSGYGIPIALSNRAVEGADPSASGPHFSFAVDLAQMLKDSAARLAVLVRENLGNIVTISRTIIGGVVAGVFMVFFILMVGAFFSIDAQGIRSYFGTLIPPEYAADARVLVDRIDRSLSGVVRGQVTICLVNGVLTGIGLLVFGVKFAFLLATIATLLSLIPIFGSILSSVPIVVIALADGFQKAFAILVWIIGIHALEAYFLNPKIMGSAARIHPVIVAFSLIAGERLFGLVGALFAVPIAAVFVACFDYARLKAQPAPVIAPPNP; from the coding sequence ATGTTGCAGCCCGCCGATATCACGCCTCCCGAGGAGCGCCGCAAGCGACTCATCATCCTCGCGTGCCTGTGGTTGGCCATCGCGGCGGTGCTCATCACCTTCCGCTCGGTGGTGATGCCCTTCGCGGGCGCGGCCCTCATCGCCTACCTCGTGCAGCCATTGGTGGCCCGCATCACCCGCCTCCGCGTAGGCGGCAGGCAAATCCCCCGGTGGGTGGCCATCCTGCTCATCTACGCCCTGTTCTTCGTGGGCGTGTACCTGTTCTTCATCGCGCTGGTGCCGCAGCTCTACCGCGAGCTGGCGCGCATCAGCCGTGACGCGCTGGCCTTCGCCAACTCGCTCACCCCGGAGTACCTCCAGTCGGTCGCCCAGCGCGCCGAGGCGTGGCTGAGCGGCTACGGCATCCCCATCGCGCTGTCCAACCGGGCGGTGGAGGGCGCCGACCCTTCGGCGAGCGGGCCGCACTTCAGCTTCGCGGTGGACCTGGCGCAGATGCTCAAGGACTCCGCGGCCCGGCTGGCGGTGCTGGTGCGCGAGAACCTGGGCAACATCGTCACCATCTCCCGCACCATCATCGGCGGCGTGGTCGCCGGCGTCTTCATGGTGTTCTTCATCCTGATGGTGGGCGCGTTCTTCTCCATCGACGCGCAGGGCATCCGCAGCTACTTCGGCACCCTCATCCCGCCCGAGTACGCCGCTGACGCGCGCGTGCTGGTGGATCGCATCGACCGCTCGCTGTCGGGTGTCGTCCGCGGCCAGGTGACCATCTGCCTGGTGAACGGGGTGCTCACGGGCATCGGCCTGCTGGTGTTCGGGGTGAAGTTCGCCTTCCTGCTGGCCACCATCGCCACGCTGCTGAGCCTCATCCCCATCTTTGGCAGCATCCTCAGCTCGGTGCCCATCGTCGTCATCGCGCTGGCGGACGGGTTCCAGAAGGCGTTTGCCATCCTGGTGTGGATCATCGGCATCCACGCGCTGGAGGCCTACTTCCTCAACCCGAAGATCATGGGCTCGGCGGCGCGCATCCACCCGGTCATCGTGGCCTTCAGCCTGATTGCCGGGGAGCGCCTCTTCGGGCTGGTGGGCGCGCTGTTCGCGGTGCCCATCGCCGCCGTCTTCGTGGCGTGCTTCGACTACGCGCGCCTCAAGGCCCAGCCGGCGCCGGTCATCGCTCCGCCGAACCCCTGA
- a CDS encoding glutamine amidotransferase → MKNVLLLKAGEAAASVRLSVGDYDRWFLQTLGLSGYRFDIVAAHQGAKLPTDISGYDAVMMTGSPLSVTRLEPWMERAAELMVGAEERGIPVLGVCFGHQLLAHAYGGRVVRNPQGREIGTVEVRLTEHGRADPLFQGLSETIAVQATHEDIVPEPPAGAVVLAGNTNTAVQALAFRPHTRGVQFHPEVQPAAMQALIQARAERLEAEATARGVPPGERVPRLLSAIAPTPAGRQILVNFLERFP, encoded by the coding sequence GTGAAGAACGTTCTGTTGCTGAAAGCGGGAGAAGCCGCGGCCTCGGTCCGCCTCTCGGTGGGCGACTACGACCGGTGGTTCCTCCAGACGCTTGGACTGTCCGGTTATCGATTCGACATCGTGGCCGCCCACCAGGGAGCGAAGCTGCCGACGGACATCTCGGGCTATGACGCGGTGATGATGACGGGCTCACCACTGTCCGTCACCCGACTGGAGCCGTGGATGGAGCGTGCCGCGGAGCTCATGGTGGGCGCGGAGGAGCGGGGCATCCCGGTGCTGGGGGTGTGCTTTGGCCACCAACTGCTGGCGCATGCCTATGGCGGCCGGGTGGTGCGAAACCCCCAGGGCCGGGAGATTGGCACGGTGGAGGTCCGCCTGACGGAGCACGGCCGAGCCGACCCGCTCTTCCAGGGCTTGTCCGAGACCATCGCCGTGCAGGCCACCCACGAGGACATCGTCCCGGAGCCTCCCGCGGGCGCGGTGGTGCTGGCGGGCAACACCAACACGGCGGTGCAGGCGCTGGCCTTCCGTCCGCATACGCGCGGCGTGCAGTTCCACCCGGAGGTGCAGCCAGCCGCCATGCAGGCGCTCATCCAGGCGCGGGCGGAGCGGCTGGAGGCGGAGGCCACCGCGCGCGGCGTGCCGCCCGGAGAGCGCGTGCCCCGGCTGCTGTCGGCCATCGCTCCCACTCCCGCCGGACGACAGATCCTGGTGAACTTCCTGGAACGCTTTCCCTGA